A section of the Telopea speciosissima isolate NSW1024214 ecotype Mountain lineage chromosome 3, Tspe_v1, whole genome shotgun sequence genome encodes:
- the LOC122656576 gene encoding protein SCAR2-like isoform X2, which produces MPLTRYQIRNEYNLADPELYRAADKDDPEAILEGVALAGLVGVLRQLGDLAEFAAQIFHDLHEEVMATAARGHGLMLRVQQLEAEVPSIEKAFLTQTSHSLFLLNAGVDWHPNLRMDENLITREDLPRCVMDSYEECRGPPRLFLLDKFDVAGAGACLKRYSDPSFFKAEFTSSETMGADIQREKKARKVKKKGSRWRNGENTEVYPTSHAKLHQLLSKERNSDNNALMQHVKLKKRQLNGFLSDSTTGKSYMERFVETNSPEKNISCENSLALPPLNMESSNTCELGLEICEISTASPASNFMQRKRGLHSSAERQETALEQSMYDLHEDVMKEGILEKLHEPMCDIEVEKLPSSLYKLEDQKELVVDVEIQKETSVDGYQSDDITSEVDNYMDALPTMESEMETDTDIRPNNDQGFFNMKRHGMDSDTKEEQQKHQDQFSDSHSIGNSIESDEYNLCKKGRYGPPGRDVVAEVVTSAGTCPTEIVDASSEKPSANDNTLVTESLEYAVPSGSCIEVSEIPSSGSEAVEASPDSCVTDSTSTASYHLIRGANLNEFQLQGPDFVGYRDPSSNTEEDTENLVGDVPCTTNLSDFASKTKDDTLAEEFGKSQLVEVMDGLTREVSSDASLHRSDISGLVVARKYDGGTLDTVFPTKCAEVAPTDNINRNNDLPHSIILATDEQLSCLERLDVEVCSSTKLPECLQASTNTDDLDDLKSDRSLETDTGIQTREKPEYVASALDIQKTGNHLSEMTEEVPPQMDLEVGSGSSGVNTLYNNLEVSSNTPDGGVSDEPTLDVVQSNSGGSVGKDASSSPEFPSLYLTPDSPKTASVTDYSLQMDSLSDTINAEADADSVMYRKLIGSWNYIKQQEECPLGSRDGGGLLSEIYAQLDNMESVRVHAEAGDEDTAVCELLVGSPSRNHVKLEDKCPASNGNVCDIENEVHSKLDNLTTDIAHTEADDADAADCPNRIGSSSKIQMKLHEECLRDAGSEQCKLETAEACNPKFLIGEDAQKEKNQLVATSTNLDVQVYNSESHSPSSSEFPYDVHVSLPVQHPQGHLHLMDITEVPKSSVEMDKQLQFAHQIQPSESAEGPVCTSLSNQELRIPSEQALVVESRQLIMESLDGQAEYPKGRDQNCFPSFPYEISWFEKTEPVKQTDPDGSSVGASEICCIDPLKQPLDFPSVPTSHNMLTCEPTIVPLASSFPSFDMSGTGHEQSSKQQPSQGLNVAQANLEAPPLPPLPPLQWRVGKLQHSSLTAEGGMVQPSLNPFLPLGFTPLGGEIVQPLNPFLPLNSRGEGKSQHGSKASWEDILHLDLNPFSSQLPSVVADANNIEGSQTSEVQEIQHPNPFLPLPATEDEKHEHDSLPLGEEKAKPSLNSFAPSPTTEEVRPPSDTSQGESCDLPNLSEPESNMNDGTIKDEEPLNLSAPSIIKEEEYLNSFAPLNSFAPLNSFAPPTIEEEPLNSIAPSNIKHGDPADSSLTLEGEMPSNASTSFQNREVGVPNGKPPKKQPRPRDPLIEAVASHDRSTLRKATERTRPQIAPKLEERDSMLEQIRTKSFNLKPAGKPMLTTRPSIQGPRTNLKVAAILEKANAIRQATAGSDEDDDNWSDS; this is translated from the exons ATGCCGTTGACGAGGTACCAGATAAGGAATGAGTATAACTTAGCGGATCCGGAGCTTTACAGAGCTGCCGATAAAGATGATCCCGAAGCTATACTTGAAGGTGTCGCACTGGCAGGTCTCGTTGGTGTGTTGCGTCAGTTGGGAGACCTTGCTGA GTTTGCTGCACAGATATTCCACGACTTGCATGAAGAAGTGATGGCTACTGCTGCCAGAGGCCATGGTCTGATGCTCCGTGTCCAACAACTCGAGGCAGAAGTTCCATCAATTGAGAAGGCATTTCTCACTCAAACCAGTCATTCACTATTCCTTCTCAATGCAG GTGTTGACTGGCATCCTAATCTGAGAATGGATGAAAATCTGATCACTCGGGAAGATTTGCCTCGATGTGTTATGGACTCCTATGAAGAATGTCGAGGTCCACCTCGGTTGTTCTTGCTGGACAA GTTTGATGTTGCTGGTGCTGGAGCATGTTTAAAGCGGTACTCTGATCCATCATTCTTTAAGGCAGAATTTACCTCCTCTGAGACAATGGGAGCAGATATTCAAAGGGAAAAGAAAGCTCGCAAAGTCAAG AAGAAAGGATCACGCTGGAGGAATGGAGAGAACACAGAGGTTTACCCAACATCACATGCCAA ATTGCATCAGTTGCTTTCAAAGGAGCGTAATTCGGATAATAATGCACTTATGCAGCATGTGAAACTGAAGAAGAGACAATTGAATGGATTTCTTTCTGACTCAACTACAGGGAAAAGCTATATGGAGAGATTTGTAGAGACCAATTCACCTGAGAAAAATATTTCTTGTGAAAATTCTTTAGCTCTCCCACCGCTGAATATGGAATCCAGCAATACATGTGAACTTGGTCTTGAAATATGTGAAATCAGTACTGCTAGTCCTGCTTCTAACTTTATGCAGAGAAAAAGAGGCCTACATTCATCTGCTGAGAGACAGGAAACAGCATTGGAACAGTCCATGTATGACTTGCATGAGGATGTTATGAAGGAAGGCATTTTAGAGAAGTTGCATGAACCAATGTGTGATATTGAGGTAGAAAAACTTCCTTCCAGCCTTTATAAATTGGAGGATCAAAAGGAATTAGTGGTTGATGTTGAAATCCAAAAAGAAACCAGTGTTGATGGATACCAATCTGATGATATCACCAGTGAGGTGGACAATTACATGGATGCCCTTCCCACCATGGAGTCTGAAATGGAGACGGACACTGATATTAGACCAAATAATGATCAAGGCTTCTTCAACATGAAGAGACATGGGATGGATTCTGACACAAAAGAAGAACAGCAGAAACATCAAGATCAATTTTCAGACTCCCACTCCATTGGAAATTCCATTGAATCAGATGAGTATAATTTGTGCAAAAAAGGAAGATATGGTCCTCCTGGTCGTGATGTAGTTGCTGAAGTGGTTACATCTGCTGGAACATGCCCAACTGAAATTGTGGATGCATCGTCTGAAAAGCCCTCTGCAAATGATAATACTTTGGTAACTGAATCTTTGGAGTATGCTGTCCCCAGTGGTTCTTGCATTGAAGTATCAGAGATACCAagttctggttctgaagctgtAGAAGCATCTCCTGATTCCTGTGTTACAGATTCAACTTCTACTGCCTCTTATCATTTAATTCGGGGAGCCAATTTGAATGAATTTCAGTTACAGGGGCCAGATTTTGTTGGATACAGAGATCCATCTTCTAATACAGAAGAAGATACTGAAAATCTGGTCGGTGATGTACCTTGCACAACTAATTTATCTGATTTTGCTTCCAAGACGAAAGATGATACTCTGGCTGAAGAATTTGGGAAAAGCCAACTGGTGGAAGTAATGGATGGTTTGACCCGTGAAGTATCTTCTGATGCTTCGCTGCATCGATCCGACATCTCAGGCCTTGTGGTCGCAAGAAAATACGATGGTGGTACCCTTGACACAGTTTTTCCTACCAAATGTGCTGAAGTTGCTCCTACTGATAATATTAATAGAAACAATGATTTACCACATTCAATTATTTTGGCCACAGATGAGCAGCTTTCTTGCTTGGAAAGACTGGATGTCGAAGTTTGTTCAAGTACTAAGCTACCTGAATGTTTACAAGCTTCTACCAACACTGATGATCTGGATGATTTGAAGTCTGATAGATCTTTGGAAACAGATACTGGAATCCAAACCAGAGAAAAACCAGAATATGTGGCATCAGCATTAGATATTCAGAAGACTGGTAATCACCTCTCAGAAATGACAGAAGAGGTTCCACCTCAAATGGATTTAGAAGTAGGTAGTGGGAGTTCTGGAGTGAACACATTGTACAATAATCTGGAAGTATCATCTAATACGCCTGATGGTGGGGTCAGTGATGAGCCTACACTTGATGTAGTCCAATCGAACTCCGGTGGTTCAGTGGGAAAGGATGCTTCTTCATCTCCTGAATTTCCTTCTCTATATTTAACACCTGACTCTCCAAAAACTGCATCAGTGACTGATTATAGTTTGCAAATGGACAGTTTGAGTGACACTATTAACGCAGAGGCTGATGCTGATAGTGTTATGTATCGGAAGCTTATTGGTTCATGGAATTACATAAAACAGCAAGAAGAATGCCCTCTGGGCAGCAGGGACGGGGGCGGTTTATTAAGTGAGATTTATGCACAGTTGGATAATATGGAATCTGTAAGAGTGCATGCGGAGGCTGGTGATGAAGATACTGCTGTTTGTGAGCTCCTGGTTGGTTCCCCATCTAGAAATCATGTAAAGTTGGAAGATAAATGTCCTGCTAGCAATGGAAATGTTTGTGATATAGAAAATGAAGTTCATTCAAAGTTGGACAATTTGACTACTGATATAGCTCACACAGAGGCTGATGATGCTGATGCTGCTGATTGTCCAAACCGGATTGGTTCTTCATCGAAGATTCAGATGAAGTTGCATGAAGAATGTCTTAGAGATGCAGGTTCAGAACAGTGTAAACTGGAAACAGCTGAGGCTTGCAATCCAAAGTTTCTTATCGGGGAAGAtgctcaaaaagaaaaaaatcaactGGTAGCCACTTCCACGAACTTGGATGTTCAAGTGTATAACTCGGAGTCCCATAGTCCTTCCAGTTCTGAATTTCCATATGATGTTCATGTTTCACTGCCAGTTCAACATCCCCAAGGTCATTTGCATCTCATGGATATCACTGAGGTTCCTAAATCTTCAGTGGAAATGGATAAACAATTACAATTTGCTCACCAAATTCAGCCTTCCGAGAGTGCAGAAGGTCCCGTTTGTACTTCATTATCCAACCAAGAGCTAAGGATTCCTTCAGAACAAGCCCTGGTAGTAGAATCTCGTCAACTCATTATGGAGTCTTTGGATGGACAAGCGGAATATCCGAAGGGCAGGGATCAGAATTGCTTCCCTAGTTTTCCATATGAGATTTCTTGGTTTGAGAAAACAGAACCTGTTAAACAGACAGATCCAGATGGCTCTTCTGTTGGTGCTTCTGAGATTTGTTGCATCGACCCTCTCAAGCAACCTCTAGATTTTCCATCAGTACCAACCAGCCATAATATGTTGACTTGTGAGCCAACCATAGTACCCTTGGCTTCAAGCTTTCCTAGCTTTGACATGTCTGGAACAGGCCATGAACAATCATCGAAGCAACAGCCATCACAAGGTCTGAATGTTGCTCAAGCTAATCTGGAAGCACCGCCACTGCCACCTCTACCTCCTCTACAATGGAGGGTTGGAAAGTTGCAACATAGCTCGCTTACAGCAGAGGGAGGAATGGTGCAACCAAGTCTGAACCCATTCTTACCTCTAGGTTTCACACCATTAGGAGGAGAAATTGTACAACCTCTGAACCCATTTTTACCACTGAATTCcagaggagaagggaagagtCAACATGGTTCCAAGGCGTCATGGGAAGACATACTGCACCTGGACCTGAACCCATTCTCATCACAATTGCCTTCTGTGGTAGCTGATGCAAATAATATAGAGGGTTCCCAAACTTCAGAGGTACAAGAGATCCAACATCCGAACCCATTCTTGCCATTGCCTGCAACTGAGGATGAGAAGCATGAACATGATTCGCTTCCTTTAGGGGAAGAAAAAGCGAAGCCTAGTTTGAATTCATTTGCCCCTTCACCAACTACTGAAGAAGTAAGACCCCCTTCTGATACTTCACAGGGAGAATCTTGTGATCTTCCAAATCTGTCAGAGCCAGAATCAAATATGAATGATGGGACTATAAAAGATGAGGAGCCTCTAAACTTGAGTGCACCATCAATCATAAAAGAGGAGGAATATCTGAACTCATTTGCAC CTCTGAACTCATTTGCAC CTCTGAACTCGTTTGCACCACCAACTATAGAAGAGGAGCCTCTAAACTCGATTGCACCATCAAATATAAAGCATGGGGATCCTGCAGATAGTTCATTAACATTGGAAGGAGAAATGCCTTCAAATGCATCTACGTCATTCCAAAATAGAGAAGTTGGGGTTCCAAATGGAAAACCTCCTAAGAAGCAACCCCGGCCTAGAGATCCTCTAATTGAAGCTGTTGCTTCTCATGACAGAAGCACG TTGAGAAAGGCGACAGAGCGGACTCGTCCTCAGATTGCACCTAAGTTGGAGGAAAGGGATTCAATGCTGGAACAGATAAGAACAAAG TCCTTCAACCTGAAACCTGCGGGAAAACCAATGCTCACAACACGACCCAGCATTCAGGGTCCTAGAACCAACTTGAAGGTTGCTGCTATTTTGGAGAAAGCAAATGCCATTCGCCAG gCAACAGCTGGGAGTGACGAAGATGATGATAATTGGAGTGATTCTTGA
- the LOC122656576 gene encoding protein SCAR2-like isoform X3, translating into MPLTRYQIRNEYNLADPELYRAADKDDPEAILEGVALAGLVGVLRQLGDLAEFAAQIFHDLHEEVMATAARGHGLMLRVQQLEAEVPSIEKAFLTQTSHSLFLLNAGVDWHPNLRMDENLITREDLPRCVMDSYEECRGPPRLFLLDKFDVAGAGACLKRYSDPSFFKAEFTSSETMGADIQREKKARKVKKKGSRWRNGENTEVYPTSHAKLHQLLSKERNSDNNALMQHVKLKKRQLNGFLSDSTTGKSYMERFVETNSPEKNISCENSLALPPLNMESSNTCELGLEICEISTASPASNFMQRKRGLHSSAERQETALEQSMYDLHEDVMKEGILEKLHEPMCDIEVEKLPSSLYKLEDQKELVVDVEIQKETSVDGYQSDDITSEVDNYMDALPTMESEMETDTDIRPNNDQGFFNMKRHGMDSDTKEEQQKHQDQFSDSHSIGNSIESDEYNLCKKGRYGPPGRDVVAEVVTSAGTCPTEIVDASSEKPSANDNTLVTESLEYAVPSGSCIEVSEIPSSGSEAVEASPDSCVTDSTSTASYHLIRGANLNEFQLQGPDFVGYRDPSSNTEEDTENLVGDVPCTTNLSDFASKTKDDTLAEEFGKSQLVEVMDGLTREVSSDASLHRSDISGLVVARKYDGGTLDTVFPTKCAEVAPTDNINRNNDLPHSIILATDEQLSCLERLDVEVCSSTKLPECLQASTNTDDLDDLKSDRSLETDTGIQTREKPEYVASALDIQKTGNHLSEMTEEVPPQMDLEVGSGSSGVNTLYNNLEVSSNTPDGGVSDEPTLDVVQSNSGGSVGKDASSSPEFPSLYLTPDSPKTASVTDYSLQMDSLSDTINAEADADSVMYRKLIGSWNYIKQQEECPLGSRDGGGLLSEIYAQLDNMESVRVHAEAGDEDTAVCELLVGSPSRNHVKLEDKCPASNGNVCDIENEVHSKLDNLTTDIAHTEADDADAADCPNRIGSSSKIQMKLHEECLRDAGSEQCKLETAEACNPKFLIGEDAQKEKNQLVATSTNLDVQVYNSESHSPSSSEFPYDVHVSLPVQHPQGHLHLMDITEVPKSSVEMDKQLQFAHQIQPSESAEGPVCTSLSNQELRIPSEQALVVESRQLIMESLDGQAEYPKGRDQNCFPSFPYEISWFEKTEPVKQTDPDGSSVGASEICCIDPLKQPLDFPSVPTSHNMLTCEPTIVPLASSFPSFDMSGTGHEQSSKQQPSQGLNVAQANLEAPPLPPLPPLQWRVGKLQHSSLTAEGGMVQPSLNPFLPLGFTPLGGEIVQPLNPFLPLNSRGEGKSQHGSKASWEDILHLDLNPFSSQLPSVVADANNIEGSQTSEVQEIQHPNPFLPLPATEDEKHEHDSLPLGEEKAKPSLNSFAPSPTTEEVRPPSDTSQGESCDLPNLSEPESNMNDGTIKDEEPLNLSAPSIIKEEEYLNSFAPLNSFAPPTIEEEPLNSIAPSNIKHGDPADSSLTLEGEMPSNASTSFQNREVGVPNGKPPKKQPRPRDPLIEAVASHDRSTLRKATERTRPQIAPKLEERDSMLEQIRTKSFNLKPAGKPMLTTRPSIQGPRTNLKVAAILEKANAIRQATAGSDEDDDNWSDS; encoded by the exons ATGCCGTTGACGAGGTACCAGATAAGGAATGAGTATAACTTAGCGGATCCGGAGCTTTACAGAGCTGCCGATAAAGATGATCCCGAAGCTATACTTGAAGGTGTCGCACTGGCAGGTCTCGTTGGTGTGTTGCGTCAGTTGGGAGACCTTGCTGA GTTTGCTGCACAGATATTCCACGACTTGCATGAAGAAGTGATGGCTACTGCTGCCAGAGGCCATGGTCTGATGCTCCGTGTCCAACAACTCGAGGCAGAAGTTCCATCAATTGAGAAGGCATTTCTCACTCAAACCAGTCATTCACTATTCCTTCTCAATGCAG GTGTTGACTGGCATCCTAATCTGAGAATGGATGAAAATCTGATCACTCGGGAAGATTTGCCTCGATGTGTTATGGACTCCTATGAAGAATGTCGAGGTCCACCTCGGTTGTTCTTGCTGGACAA GTTTGATGTTGCTGGTGCTGGAGCATGTTTAAAGCGGTACTCTGATCCATCATTCTTTAAGGCAGAATTTACCTCCTCTGAGACAATGGGAGCAGATATTCAAAGGGAAAAGAAAGCTCGCAAAGTCAAG AAGAAAGGATCACGCTGGAGGAATGGAGAGAACACAGAGGTTTACCCAACATCACATGCCAA ATTGCATCAGTTGCTTTCAAAGGAGCGTAATTCGGATAATAATGCACTTATGCAGCATGTGAAACTGAAGAAGAGACAATTGAATGGATTTCTTTCTGACTCAACTACAGGGAAAAGCTATATGGAGAGATTTGTAGAGACCAATTCACCTGAGAAAAATATTTCTTGTGAAAATTCTTTAGCTCTCCCACCGCTGAATATGGAATCCAGCAATACATGTGAACTTGGTCTTGAAATATGTGAAATCAGTACTGCTAGTCCTGCTTCTAACTTTATGCAGAGAAAAAGAGGCCTACATTCATCTGCTGAGAGACAGGAAACAGCATTGGAACAGTCCATGTATGACTTGCATGAGGATGTTATGAAGGAAGGCATTTTAGAGAAGTTGCATGAACCAATGTGTGATATTGAGGTAGAAAAACTTCCTTCCAGCCTTTATAAATTGGAGGATCAAAAGGAATTAGTGGTTGATGTTGAAATCCAAAAAGAAACCAGTGTTGATGGATACCAATCTGATGATATCACCAGTGAGGTGGACAATTACATGGATGCCCTTCCCACCATGGAGTCTGAAATGGAGACGGACACTGATATTAGACCAAATAATGATCAAGGCTTCTTCAACATGAAGAGACATGGGATGGATTCTGACACAAAAGAAGAACAGCAGAAACATCAAGATCAATTTTCAGACTCCCACTCCATTGGAAATTCCATTGAATCAGATGAGTATAATTTGTGCAAAAAAGGAAGATATGGTCCTCCTGGTCGTGATGTAGTTGCTGAAGTGGTTACATCTGCTGGAACATGCCCAACTGAAATTGTGGATGCATCGTCTGAAAAGCCCTCTGCAAATGATAATACTTTGGTAACTGAATCTTTGGAGTATGCTGTCCCCAGTGGTTCTTGCATTGAAGTATCAGAGATACCAagttctggttctgaagctgtAGAAGCATCTCCTGATTCCTGTGTTACAGATTCAACTTCTACTGCCTCTTATCATTTAATTCGGGGAGCCAATTTGAATGAATTTCAGTTACAGGGGCCAGATTTTGTTGGATACAGAGATCCATCTTCTAATACAGAAGAAGATACTGAAAATCTGGTCGGTGATGTACCTTGCACAACTAATTTATCTGATTTTGCTTCCAAGACGAAAGATGATACTCTGGCTGAAGAATTTGGGAAAAGCCAACTGGTGGAAGTAATGGATGGTTTGACCCGTGAAGTATCTTCTGATGCTTCGCTGCATCGATCCGACATCTCAGGCCTTGTGGTCGCAAGAAAATACGATGGTGGTACCCTTGACACAGTTTTTCCTACCAAATGTGCTGAAGTTGCTCCTACTGATAATATTAATAGAAACAATGATTTACCACATTCAATTATTTTGGCCACAGATGAGCAGCTTTCTTGCTTGGAAAGACTGGATGTCGAAGTTTGTTCAAGTACTAAGCTACCTGAATGTTTACAAGCTTCTACCAACACTGATGATCTGGATGATTTGAAGTCTGATAGATCTTTGGAAACAGATACTGGAATCCAAACCAGAGAAAAACCAGAATATGTGGCATCAGCATTAGATATTCAGAAGACTGGTAATCACCTCTCAGAAATGACAGAAGAGGTTCCACCTCAAATGGATTTAGAAGTAGGTAGTGGGAGTTCTGGAGTGAACACATTGTACAATAATCTGGAAGTATCATCTAATACGCCTGATGGTGGGGTCAGTGATGAGCCTACACTTGATGTAGTCCAATCGAACTCCGGTGGTTCAGTGGGAAAGGATGCTTCTTCATCTCCTGAATTTCCTTCTCTATATTTAACACCTGACTCTCCAAAAACTGCATCAGTGACTGATTATAGTTTGCAAATGGACAGTTTGAGTGACACTATTAACGCAGAGGCTGATGCTGATAGTGTTATGTATCGGAAGCTTATTGGTTCATGGAATTACATAAAACAGCAAGAAGAATGCCCTCTGGGCAGCAGGGACGGGGGCGGTTTATTAAGTGAGATTTATGCACAGTTGGATAATATGGAATCTGTAAGAGTGCATGCGGAGGCTGGTGATGAAGATACTGCTGTTTGTGAGCTCCTGGTTGGTTCCCCATCTAGAAATCATGTAAAGTTGGAAGATAAATGTCCTGCTAGCAATGGAAATGTTTGTGATATAGAAAATGAAGTTCATTCAAAGTTGGACAATTTGACTACTGATATAGCTCACACAGAGGCTGATGATGCTGATGCTGCTGATTGTCCAAACCGGATTGGTTCTTCATCGAAGATTCAGATGAAGTTGCATGAAGAATGTCTTAGAGATGCAGGTTCAGAACAGTGTAAACTGGAAACAGCTGAGGCTTGCAATCCAAAGTTTCTTATCGGGGAAGAtgctcaaaaagaaaaaaatcaactGGTAGCCACTTCCACGAACTTGGATGTTCAAGTGTATAACTCGGAGTCCCATAGTCCTTCCAGTTCTGAATTTCCATATGATGTTCATGTTTCACTGCCAGTTCAACATCCCCAAGGTCATTTGCATCTCATGGATATCACTGAGGTTCCTAAATCTTCAGTGGAAATGGATAAACAATTACAATTTGCTCACCAAATTCAGCCTTCCGAGAGTGCAGAAGGTCCCGTTTGTACTTCATTATCCAACCAAGAGCTAAGGATTCCTTCAGAACAAGCCCTGGTAGTAGAATCTCGTCAACTCATTATGGAGTCTTTGGATGGACAAGCGGAATATCCGAAGGGCAGGGATCAGAATTGCTTCCCTAGTTTTCCATATGAGATTTCTTGGTTTGAGAAAACAGAACCTGTTAAACAGACAGATCCAGATGGCTCTTCTGTTGGTGCTTCTGAGATTTGTTGCATCGACCCTCTCAAGCAACCTCTAGATTTTCCATCAGTACCAACCAGCCATAATATGTTGACTTGTGAGCCAACCATAGTACCCTTGGCTTCAAGCTTTCCTAGCTTTGACATGTCTGGAACAGGCCATGAACAATCATCGAAGCAACAGCCATCACAAGGTCTGAATGTTGCTCAAGCTAATCTGGAAGCACCGCCACTGCCACCTCTACCTCCTCTACAATGGAGGGTTGGAAAGTTGCAACATAGCTCGCTTACAGCAGAGGGAGGAATGGTGCAACCAAGTCTGAACCCATTCTTACCTCTAGGTTTCACACCATTAGGAGGAGAAATTGTACAACCTCTGAACCCATTTTTACCACTGAATTCcagaggagaagggaagagtCAACATGGTTCCAAGGCGTCATGGGAAGACATACTGCACCTGGACCTGAACCCATTCTCATCACAATTGCCTTCTGTGGTAGCTGATGCAAATAATATAGAGGGTTCCCAAACTTCAGAGGTACAAGAGATCCAACATCCGAACCCATTCTTGCCATTGCCTGCAACTGAGGATGAGAAGCATGAACATGATTCGCTTCCTTTAGGGGAAGAAAAAGCGAAGCCTAGTTTGAATTCATTTGCCCCTTCACCAACTACTGAAGAAGTAAGACCCCCTTCTGATACTTCACAGGGAGAATCTTGTGATCTTCCAAATCTGTCAGAGCCAGAATCAAATATGAATGATGGGACTATAAAAGATGAGGAGCCTCTAAACTTGAGTGCACCATCAATCATAAAAGAGGAGGAATATCTGAACTCATTTGCAC CTCTGAACTCGTTTGCACCACCAACTATAGAAGAGGAGCCTCTAAACTCGATTGCACCATCAAATATAAAGCATGGGGATCCTGCAGATAGTTCATTAACATTGGAAGGAGAAATGCCTTCAAATGCATCTACGTCATTCCAAAATAGAGAAGTTGGGGTTCCAAATGGAAAACCTCCTAAGAAGCAACCCCGGCCTAGAGATCCTCTAATTGAAGCTGTTGCTTCTCATGACAGAAGCACG TTGAGAAAGGCGACAGAGCGGACTCGTCCTCAGATTGCACCTAAGTTGGAGGAAAGGGATTCAATGCTGGAACAGATAAGAACAAAG TCCTTCAACCTGAAACCTGCGGGAAAACCAATGCTCACAACACGACCCAGCATTCAGGGTCCTAGAACCAACTTGAAGGTTGCTGCTATTTTGGAGAAAGCAAATGCCATTCGCCAG gCAACAGCTGGGAGTGACGAAGATGATGATAATTGGAGTGATTCTTGA